A DNA window from Syntrophobacterales bacterium contains the following coding sequences:
- a CDS encoding glycosyltransferase family 2 protein, translating to MPAYNAARTLRMTYDEVREQEIVDKIILVDDAGHDETAAIARSLPLTDVYVHQQNRGYGGNQKTCYRMALQAGADIVIMVHPDYQYTPQLIPAMAALIGNGLYHCVLGSRILGGYALKGGMPLWKYIANRFLTLVENVLVGAKLSEYHTGYRAFSRELLERLADAPKSDDFLYDNQMLAQIIWQGWMIAEVSCPTKYFTEASSINFRRSLRYGLGCVWTGLIFRLARMGLIKSELFPVTR from the coding sequence ATGCCGGCTTATAACGCGGCCCGGACGCTGCGGATGACTTATGACGAGGTCAGGGAGCAGGAAATTGTGGACAAGATAATCCTCGTGGACGATGCCGGTCATGATGAAACAGCGGCTATCGCCCGCAGTCTCCCCTTGACGGATGTTTATGTCCATCAGCAAAACAGGGGTTACGGGGGCAATCAGAAAACCTGTTACCGGATGGCGCTTCAAGCCGGGGCGGATATTGTGATCATGGTGCATCCCGATTATCAATACACCCCGCAACTGATCCCGGCGATGGCCGCGCTGATCGGAAACGGTCTTTACCATTGCGTTCTGGGATCGCGGATTCTGGGCGGATATGCGCTTAAGGGGGGGATGCCGCTGTGGAAATACATCGCGAACAGGTTTCTTACACTGGTTGAAAATGTCCTCGTTGGCGCGAAGCTCTCCGAGTATCACACCGGCTATCGGGCCTTTTCCCGGGAGCTGCTCGAAAGGTTGGCAGACGCCCCCAAATCCGACGATTTTCTCTACGATAATCAGATGCTTGCGCAGATAATCTGGCAGGGATGGATGATTGCCGAGGTGAGCTGTCCGACAAAGTATTTTACAGAGGCTTCCTCCATAAATTTTCGCAGGAGCCTCCGCTACGGCCTGGGTTGCGTCTGGACCGGCCTGATTTTCCGACTCGCCCGAATGGGGTTGATAAAATCTGAACTTTTTCCGGTGACCCGTTGA